In a genomic window of Amorphus orientalis:
- a CDS encoding UDP-2,3-diacylglucosamine diphosphatase has product MPDRNEPRHYRALFISDVHLGTRGCQADLLLDFLRYHEAETIYLVGDIIDGWRLKRSWYWPQPHNDVVQKLLRKARKGARTIYIPGNHDEFLRDYIGTHFGGVEVMESTIHEGANGKRYLVIHGDQFDVVVRHAKWLAFLGDWAYVTALTINTWVNIVRRRLGLTYWSLSAWAKLKVKNAVNFIGKFEHTLAGEAQRRDVQGVICGHIHHAAMHEEFGVHYINTGDWVESCTAVGETFDGEFELIRWTELGEQSTTKILAAEQAAA; this is encoded by the coding sequence ATGCCTGACCGGAACGAGCCGCGGCACTATCGCGCTCTGTTCATATCGGATGTCCACCTCGGAACCCGAGGGTGCCAGGCCGATCTCCTGCTCGATTTCCTGCGCTATCACGAAGCCGAGACCATCTATCTCGTCGGCGACATCATCGACGGATGGCGCCTGAAGCGGTCATGGTACTGGCCCCAGCCGCACAACGACGTGGTGCAGAAACTCCTGCGCAAGGCGCGCAAGGGCGCGCGCACGATCTATATCCCCGGCAACCACGACGAGTTCCTGCGCGACTATATCGGCACCCACTTCGGCGGCGTCGAAGTGATGGAAAGCACGATCCACGAAGGCGCCAACGGCAAGCGCTACCTCGTCATCCACGGCGACCAGTTCGACGTGGTGGTCCGCCACGCCAAGTGGCTCGCCTTCCTCGGCGACTGGGCCTACGTCACGGCACTGACCATCAACACGTGGGTCAACATCGTCCGCCGCCGGCTGGGACTGACCTACTGGTCGCTGTCGGCCTGGGCCAAGCTCAAGGTCAAGAACGCCGTCAATTTCATCGGCAAGTTCGAGCATACCCTTGCCGGAGAGGCCCAGCGTCGCGATGTACAGGGTGTGATCTGCGGCCACATCCACCATGCCGCGATGCATGAGGAGTTCGGCGTGCATTACATCAACACCGGAGACTGGGTCGAAAGCTGCACGGCGGTCGGCGAAACCTTCGACGGCGAATTCGAGCTCATCCGCTGGACCGAACTCGGCGAGCAGTCGACAACGAAGATCTTGGCCGCAGAGCAGGCCGCCGCATGA
- a CDS encoding acetyl/propionyl/methylcrotonyl-CoA carboxylase subunit alpha, which yields MERGGSGVLSSVLVANRGEIAVRVIKTAKRLGLRTVAVFSEADRDAPHVAAADEAVFIGPAPASDSYLDVSRVLAAAKRSGAEAIHPGYGFLSENAAFAEACAEAGVVFIGPPPAAIRAMGLKDGAKALMEKAGVPVVPGYHGERQEPEFLKQKAYEIGYPILIKAVAGGGGKGMRRVDKVIEFDDALAAARREASAAFGDDRVLLEKYVLNPRHVEIQVFADAHGRAVSLYERDCSIQRRHQKVMEEAPAPGMSPELRAAMGKAAVAAAEAVGYVGAGTVEFIADGSDGLQADRFWFMEMNTRLQVEHPVTEAVTGLDLVEWQLRVASGEHLPADADAAPIDGHAIEVRLYAEDPDQNFLPSIGRLDRLRLPEGEGIRVDSGVGEGDTVTAFYDPMIAKIIAHGADRDQALDRMATALAVTEVAGPKTNLPFLRALVDAPTVRAAAHDTGFVDANAAAFAEGGVSDGAIAAAAAMLFAPPEPVVRSDGWRDPWSAADGFALSGSMERGARVTVDGVPQDVRVRWTENGPTIAGDEVPDDVTVAVTEGGIYALQGGRSVRVERLDPLEMDLSDLSGDDRIVAPMHGKLTAVYVAEGDAVAKGDRLFTVEAMKMEHTVVAPEEGRVASLAAAPGDQVAQGAPIVVLEAAVAEA from the coding sequence ATGGAACGGGGAGGTTCCGGCGTGCTGTCGTCCGTCCTGGTTGCGAACCGCGGTGAAATCGCCGTTCGTGTGATCAAAACCGCCAAACGGCTGGGTCTGCGCACGGTGGCGGTCTTCTCCGAGGCCGATCGGGACGCGCCCCATGTGGCTGCCGCCGACGAGGCCGTCTTCATCGGGCCCGCGCCGGCATCGGACTCTTATCTCGACGTCTCCCGCGTGCTCGCGGCCGCCAAGCGGTCCGGCGCCGAGGCGATCCATCCGGGCTACGGTTTCCTGTCGGAGAATGCGGCGTTCGCGGAGGCCTGCGCCGAAGCCGGTGTCGTCTTCATCGGTCCGCCGCCGGCGGCGATCCGGGCGATGGGCCTCAAGGACGGCGCCAAGGCGCTGATGGAAAAGGCGGGCGTGCCCGTCGTGCCGGGCTATCACGGCGAGCGGCAGGAACCGGAGTTCCTGAAGCAGAAGGCCTACGAGATCGGCTATCCGATCCTCATCAAGGCGGTGGCCGGCGGCGGCGGCAAGGGGATGCGCCGGGTCGACAAGGTCATCGAGTTCGACGACGCGCTCGCCGCCGCGCGCCGGGAGGCGTCGGCGGCCTTCGGCGACGATCGCGTGCTGCTTGAGAAATACGTTCTCAACCCGCGTCACGTGGAGATCCAGGTCTTCGCCGACGCCCACGGTCGGGCAGTGTCGCTCTACGAGCGCGACTGCTCCATCCAGCGGCGGCACCAGAAGGTGATGGAGGAGGCGCCGGCGCCCGGCATGTCGCCGGAGCTGCGGGCGGCGATGGGCAAGGCCGCCGTCGCCGCTGCCGAGGCGGTCGGCTATGTCGGGGCGGGAACGGTCGAGTTCATCGCCGACGGGTCGGACGGACTGCAGGCGGACCGGTTCTGGTTCATGGAGATGAACACGCGGCTGCAGGTGGAGCACCCGGTCACCGAAGCCGTTACCGGGCTGGATCTGGTGGAGTGGCAGCTTCGGGTCGCCTCGGGCGAGCACCTTCCGGCCGATGCCGACGCCGCGCCCATCGACGGCCATGCGATCGAGGTCCGGCTTTATGCCGAGGACCCCGACCAGAACTTCCTGCCCTCGATCGGGCGTCTGGACCGCTTGCGGCTGCCAGAGGGTGAAGGCATCCGCGTCGACAGCGGCGTCGGCGAGGGCGACACGGTCACGGCCTTCTACGATCCGATGATCGCCAAGATCATCGCCCATGGCGCCGACCGCGACCAGGCCCTCGACCGGATGGCTACGGCCCTGGCGGTGACCGAGGTGGCCGGGCCGAAAACCAATCTGCCCTTCCTGCGTGCGCTCGTCGATGCGCCGACTGTGCGCGCAGCGGCCCACGATACCGGCTTCGTCGATGCCAATGCAGCTGCGTTCGCCGAGGGCGGCGTCTCCGATGGCGCGATTGCGGCGGCCGCGGCGATGCTGTTCGCCCCGCCGGAGCCGGTTGTGCGCTCTGACGGCTGGCGGGACCCCTGGTCGGCGGCCGACGGGTTCGCACTGTCCGGGTCGATGGAGCGCGGCGCCCGCGTGACCGTCGACGGCGTGCCCCAGGACGTCCGGGTCCGCTGGACCGAAAACGGACCGACGATCGCCGGCGACGAGGTGCCGGACGACGTGACCGTGGCCGTCACCGAGGGCGGCATCTATGCGCTCCAGGGCGGCCGGTCGGTGCGGGTGGAGCGTCTGGATCCGCTGGAAATGGACCTGTCCGACCTTTCCGGCGACGACCGGATCGTCGCGCCCATGCACGGCAAGCTGACGGCGGTCTATGTGGCGGAAGGCGATGCGGTGGCCAAGGGCGACCGGCTGTTCACCGTCGAGGCGATGAAGATGGAGCACACCGTCGTCGCGCCGGAGGAGGGCAGGGTGGCCTCGCTGGCCGCGGCGCCGGGGGACCAGGTCGCCCAGGGCGCGCCGATCGTGGTGCTGGAGGCGGCGGTCGCGGAGGCCTGA
- a CDS encoding cation diffusion facilitator family transporter produces the protein MTKTLKLGAISIAIAIVVFALKYAAYRLTGSVAILSDALESIVNIAAAFAAFVALRVSSLPADDNHPFGHSKAEYLSAVVEGVLIVVAAIAIAHESYKDLVDPRPITTPVIGLAVVGVATAINAVWAVVLIRAGRRMRSMALVADGRHLYTDVVTSGGVIAGIALAAVTGWQILDPLLAIVVAMNILWSGWRLIRESVAGLMDEAVSPALLDEIKAVITENGGGAIQMHDLRTRHAGHRTFIEFHLVVDGGMTVSASHAICDRLEAAIRSHVPGAVVTIHVEPETKAKSSGVPVSE, from the coding sequence ATGACCAAGACCCTGAAGCTGGGGGCGATCAGCATTGCGATCGCCATCGTCGTCTTCGCCCTCAAATACGCCGCCTATCGTCTGACCGGCAGCGTGGCGATCCTCTCCGACGCCCTGGAGAGCATCGTCAACATCGCGGCCGCCTTTGCCGCCTTTGTCGCGCTGCGGGTCAGTTCGCTGCCGGCCGACGACAACCATCCGTTCGGCCACAGCAAGGCGGAATATCTCTCCGCGGTGGTCGAGGGCGTGCTGATCGTCGTGGCCGCCATCGCCATCGCGCACGAATCCTACAAGGACCTGGTGGACCCGAGACCGATCACGACGCCCGTCATCGGACTGGCGGTCGTCGGAGTGGCCACCGCCATCAACGCCGTCTGGGCGGTCGTGCTCATCCGCGCGGGACGCCGGATGCGGTCCATGGCGCTCGTGGCCGACGGGCGGCATCTCTACACCGACGTCGTCACCTCCGGCGGCGTCATCGCGGGCATCGCCCTGGCCGCGGTGACCGGCTGGCAGATCCTCGATCCGCTGCTGGCCATCGTCGTCGCGATGAACATCCTCTGGTCGGGATGGCGCCTGATCCGGGAATCCGTCGCAGGCCTTATGGACGAAGCGGTCTCGCCGGCGCTCCTGGACGAGATCAAGGCCGTGATCACGGAGAACGGCGGCGGTGCGATCCAGATGCACGACCTCAGGACCCGCCATGCCGGCCACAGGACGTTCATCGAGTTCCACCTGGTCGTCGACGGCGGGATGACCGTTTCCGCCTCCCACGCGATCTGCGACCGCCTGGAAGCCGCCATCCGCAGCCACGTTCCAGGCGCGGTCGTGACCATCCACGTGGAACCGGAAACCAAGGCCAAGAGTTCTGGAGTACCGGTGTCCGAATAG
- a CDS encoding VWA domain-containing protein, with product MRHLRDVSEKDRQTLRPGTAAPAASRDHGPPTERSSRADIEAFVARAQSTAPAPEGPRGRLMFALDATMSRQPTWDRACRIQAEMFEEAGEIGGLDIQLVYFRGFDECRASKWISNAERLRDVMTGIECRGGLTQIRKVLRRAIDETRRERVQAVVYVGDCMEEDVDALCARAGELGLLKVPVFIFQEGNNGPASAAFSEIARLTGGAHLSFSASAPDELRRLLRAVAVYAAGGRKALADMSARGEKGAQLLIGKMS from the coding sequence ATGCGCCATCTAAGGGACGTGAGCGAGAAAGATCGACAGACCCTTCGTCCAGGCACGGCGGCTCCCGCCGCGTCCAGGGACCACGGACCGCCGACCGAACGATCGAGCCGCGCGGACATCGAGGCGTTCGTCGCGCGGGCGCAGTCGACGGCGCCGGCACCCGAAGGTCCGCGCGGCCGGCTGATGTTCGCGCTCGACGCGACGATGAGCCGCCAGCCGACGTGGGACCGGGCGTGCCGGATTCAGGCGGAGATGTTCGAGGAAGCCGGGGAGATCGGCGGGCTCGACATTCAGCTCGTCTATTTCCGCGGCTTCGACGAGTGCCGCGCGTCCAAGTGGATATCCAACGCCGAGCGGCTGCGCGACGTCATGACCGGCATCGAGTGCCGGGGCGGGCTGACCCAGATCCGCAAGGTCCTGCGCCGGGCCATCGACGAGACGCGACGCGAGCGGGTCCAGGCGGTGGTCTATGTGGGCGACTGCATGGAGGAGGACGTCGATGCTCTGTGCGCGCGGGCCGGCGAACTCGGCCTTCTCAAGGTGCCCGTCTTCATCTTCCAGGAGGGGAATAACGGCCCGGCCTCTGCCGCGTTTTCAGAAATCGCGCGCCTGACCGGCGGCGCCCACCTGAGCTTCAGCGCCTCCGCGCCCGATGAACTGCGGCGCCTGTTGCGCGCGGTCGCGGTCTATGCCGCGGGCGGGCGCAAGGCCCTCGCCGACATGAGCGCGCGCGGCGAGAAGGGGGCTCAATTGCTGATCGGGAAGATGAGCTGA
- a CDS encoding peptidase M29: protein MLADRIEAKWIDAFVEAFEASAIRAEETVAILSETQSRQLNVHLAELALQRMGVRPFHIVVPTPRNPWGVIARSTGASQAIGQMAPVVDALAASDVVVDVTLEGLMHSPETPAILKGGARILVISNEHPEALERMRIDPDLESRVKAAVKKLRGATTMTVTSAAGSDLSVTMTDASTVGVWGWTTRPGTLAHWPGGIVVSFPAKGTVNGRLVLAPGDMNLTFKRYYESPVELVIKDDYVVEVGGSGVDADLMRDYFAAWGDRDAYAVSHVGWGLNRGARYDALTMYDKRDTNGTELRAVAGNFLFSTGANEFAGRYTAGHFDLPMMNTTIKLDGEAVVEDGRLVD, encoded by the coding sequence ATGCTTGCCGACCGTATCGAAGCAAAATGGATCGACGCTTTCGTCGAGGCCTTCGAAGCCTCCGCCATCCGGGCCGAGGAGACGGTGGCGATCCTTTCCGAAACCCAGTCGCGGCAGCTCAATGTGCACCTCGCCGAACTCGCCCTGCAACGCATGGGCGTGCGTCCGTTTCATATCGTCGTTCCCACGCCGCGCAATCCCTGGGGCGTGATCGCGCGCTCCACCGGAGCGAGCCAGGCGATCGGGCAGATGGCGCCGGTGGTCGATGCGCTGGCGGCCAGCGACGTGGTCGTGGACGTCACCCTGGAAGGGCTCATGCATTCGCCGGAGACACCCGCGATCCTCAAGGGCGGCGCGCGCATCCTGGTGATCTCCAACGAGCACCCCGAGGCGCTCGAGCGCATGCGCATCGATCCGGATCTGGAAAGCCGGGTCAAGGCGGCCGTGAAGAAGCTTCGCGGCGCCACCACCATGACGGTGACGTCTGCTGCCGGCAGCGACCTGTCGGTGACGATGACCGACGCCTCCACCGTCGGCGTGTGGGGCTGGACCACGCGTCCGGGAACGCTGGCCCACTGGCCGGGCGGGATCGTGGTCTCCTTCCCGGCGAAGGGCACGGTCAACGGCCGGCTGGTGCTGGCGCCGGGCGACATGAACCTGACCTTCAAGCGCTACTACGAAAGCCCGGTCGAGCTGGTGATCAAGGACGACTATGTCGTGGAGGTCGGCGGCAGCGGCGTCGATGCCGACCTGATGCGCGACTATTTCGCCGCCTGGGGTGACCGGGACGCCTACGCCGTCTCGCATGTCGGGTGGGGGCTCAACCGGGGCGCCCGCTATGACGCACTGACCATGTACGACAAGCGCGACACCAATGGCACCGAGCTCAGGGCCGTCGCCGGCAACTTCCTGTTCTCCACCGGAGCCAACGAATTCGCCGGCCGCTACACGGCCGGCCACTTCGACCTGCCGATGATGAACACGACGATCAAGCTCGATGGCGAAGCGGTCGTCGAGGACGGGCGACTCGTAGACTGA
- a CDS encoding MarR family winged helix-turn-helix transcriptional regulator: MKQASETRNTMSDLPRNSETTEDAADRADTKAPDGSFVGDYTAYLLAQASHVFSAEIHARIKAHGTGIAEWRVLACLLDVDGLSVSKLAELALFNQPRLSKVLDRLSSQGLIERRGDTADRRRVRVHITPAGLERVTPLIEVARAHEQEMLAGYDPQEVEQIKRILKHLIARSLASNKTARPIDTDTD, encoded by the coding sequence ATGAAACAGGCGTCCGAAACGCGCAACACCATGAGTGATCTGCCTCGAAACAGCGAGACCACCGAAGATGCTGCGGACCGCGCCGACACGAAGGCGCCGGACGGAAGCTTCGTCGGCGACTACACGGCCTACCTGCTCGCTCAGGCCAGCCATGTCTTTTCGGCCGAGATCCACGCCCGCATCAAGGCGCACGGGACCGGCATTGCCGAGTGGCGGGTTCTGGCTTGTCTCTTGGACGTGGACGGGCTGTCGGTCTCCAAGCTGGCGGAGCTGGCGCTGTTCAATCAGCCGCGCCTGTCCAAGGTACTGGACCGGCTGTCCTCCCAGGGATTGATCGAACGGCGCGGCGACACGGCGGACCGTCGCCGCGTGCGCGTTCACATCACGCCCGCGGGCCTGGAGAGGGTGACGCCCCTCATCGAGGTCGCAAGAGCCCACGAGCAGGAAATGCTGGCCGGCTACGATCCGCAGGAAGTCGAGCAGATCAAGCGGATCCTCAAACATCTGATTGCCCGCTCCCTGGCCAGCAACAAGACGGCACGGCCGATCGACACCGATACCGACTGA
- a CDS encoding glycosyltransferase family 4 protein produces the protein MNKLLLVSDAWHPQVNGVVTTLQITKEKLEDLGVEVYPLTPDGFRTVPLPTYPEIRLSITSPSTIRRKIEAFGPDYVHIATEGPLGMLARKWCLSAGHPYTTSYHTRFPEYIAARAPVPLNWSYSFVRRFHNAGAGCMVSNTTLEKDLSDRGFTNLYRWVRGVDQTLFRTEVPPALDLPGPVFMYVGRVSVEKNIEAFLKLDLPGTKVVVGTGPSLESMKSRYPDTVFTGPKFGDDLVAHYRSADVFVFPSLTDTWGLVLLEAMACGVPVAAFPIMGPIDVVADSGCGALDTDLKKAALAALDIPGDRCRAYAETFSWEASAQQFLENVQAANEAALSGQLNSANAA, from the coding sequence ATGAACAAGCTCCTGTTGGTGTCGGATGCCTGGCATCCGCAGGTGAACGGCGTCGTCACGACGCTGCAGATCACGAAAGAGAAGCTCGAGGATCTGGGGGTCGAGGTCTACCCGCTCACGCCGGACGGCTTTCGCACGGTGCCGCTTCCCACCTATCCGGAAATCCGGCTCAGCATCACCTCGCCATCGACGATCCGCCGCAAGATCGAGGCGTTCGGTCCCGACTACGTCCACATCGCCACCGAGGGGCCGCTCGGCATGCTGGCGCGCAAGTGGTGCCTGTCCGCGGGACATCCCTACACCACGAGCTACCACACCCGATTTCCCGAATATATCGCCGCCCGCGCACCGGTTCCGCTGAACTGGTCCTACTCGTTCGTCCGCCGCTTTCACAACGCCGGTGCGGGCTGCATGGTGTCCAACACCACCCTCGAAAAGGACCTCTCCGACCGCGGATTCACCAACCTCTACCGGTGGGTCCGGGGCGTCGATCAGACCCTGTTCAGGACCGAGGTGCCGCCCGCGCTCGACCTGCCCGGACCGGTCTTCATGTATGTCGGCCGCGTCTCGGTGGAGAAGAACATCGAGGCCTTCCTGAAGCTCGACCTTCCCGGCACCAAGGTGGTGGTCGGCACCGGGCCGTCGCTGGAGAGCATGAAGAGCCGCTATCCCGATACCGTCTTCACCGGTCCGAAGTTCGGCGACGATCTTGTCGCCCATTACCGGTCCGCCGACGTGTTCGTGTTCCCCAGCCTGACGGACACCTGGGGTCTGGTCCTTCTGGAAGCGATGGCCTGCGGCGTGCCGGTCGCCGCGTTCCCGATCATGGGGCCGATCGACGTCGTGGCTGACTCCGGGTGCGGCGCCCTCGACACCGACCTGAAGAAAGCGGCGCTGGCGGCCCTGGACATTCCCGGTGACCGGTGTCGCGCCTATGCCGAGACCTTCTCCTGGGAGGCCAGTGCCCAGCAGTTCTTGGAGAATGTGCAGGCGGCGAACGAGGCCGCCCTGTCCGGCCAGCTGAATTCCGCCAACGCCGCCTGA
- a CDS encoding DUF1489 family protein, protein MSLNLVKLCVGVESVDDLARSIERRLDLRRAAGEEEVLRHTTRMTPKRGDEILDGGSLYWVIRGAIQARQRVLRLDPVVDAEGTSRCDIVLAPELVTTRMVPRRPFQGWRYLPADDAPADMDLGTGGDDIPSEMRRELAELGLI, encoded by the coding sequence ATGTCGCTGAACCTCGTGAAGCTCTGCGTCGGCGTCGAGAGCGTCGACGATCTCGCCCGCTCCATCGAGCGTCGGCTCGACTTGCGCCGGGCGGCCGGTGAGGAAGAGGTGCTGCGCCACACCACCCGGATGACGCCCAAGCGCGGCGACGAGATCCTGGACGGCGGATCGCTCTACTGGGTCATCCGCGGCGCCATCCAGGCGCGACAACGTGTCCTCCGGCTCGATCCGGTGGTGGACGCGGAAGGCACCAGCCGCTGCGACATCGTGCTTGCGCCTGAGCTGGTGACCACCCGCATGGTTCCGCGCCGGCCTTTCCAGGGGTGGCGCTACCTGCCGGCCGACGACGCCCCGGCCGACATGGATCTCGGCACCGGCGGCGACGATATTCCCAGCGAGATGCGGCGCGAACTGGCCGAACTCGGGCTGATCTGA
- a CDS encoding CreA family protein → MSRLAGPFAVALALFAFALALPAAADEPDKIFDKSTKWNLLTPDHKLAVYGIDDPLIDGVACHYTLPEKGGVSGMFGVAEEVSDISLACRQVGPVAFKGTFEQGDEVFRQRRSLFFKRMQIVRGCDEERNVLVYLVYSDKLIEGSPKNSTSTVPIMPWGDQPAPRCADALEE, encoded by the coding sequence ATGTCGCGCCTTGCCGGACCGTTCGCCGTCGCGCTCGCGCTTTTTGCGTTCGCGCTCGCCCTGCCCGCCGCAGCCGACGAGCCGGACAAGATCTTCGACAAGTCGACCAAGTGGAACCTGCTGACGCCCGACCACAAACTGGCGGTCTACGGCATCGACGATCCGCTCATCGACGGGGTGGCGTGCCACTACACCCTGCCGGAAAAGGGCGGCGTCTCCGGCATGTTCGGCGTGGCCGAGGAGGTGTCCGACATTTCGCTGGCCTGCCGGCAGGTCGGGCCGGTCGCGTTCAAGGGCACCTTCGAACAGGGCGACGAGGTCTTTCGTCAGCGCCGGTCGCTGTTCTTCAAGCGGATGCAGATCGTGCGGGGCTGCGACGAGGAGCGCAACGTGCTCGTCTATCTCGTCTATTCCGACAAGCTGATCGAGGGCAGCCCGAAGAACTCCACGTCCACCGTGCCGATCATGCCCTGGGGCGACCAGCCCGCGCCGAGATGCGCCGACGCCCTGGAGGAGTGA
- a CDS encoding carboxyl transferase domain-containing protein has translation MAVLKTTIDPGSPLFEAQHAAMQALVDDLRSKRAEAALGGPERARERHLGRGKLLPRERVMRLLDPGIPFLELSPLAAHGMYEDAIHGAGLITGIGRVEGRECMIVCNDATIKGGTYYPMTVKKHLRAQEIAGQNRLPCIYLVDSGGANLPNQTDVFPDREHFGRIFYNQAQLSAAGIPQIAVVMGSCTAGGAYVPAMSDEAIIVRNQGTIFLAGPPLVKAATGEIVTAEELGGADVHARVSGVADHYALDDDQALAMARRLVANLNGDKRPEVTLSEPREPLHPASDLDGVVPADLRHQYDVREVIARLVDGSEFDEFKALYGTTLVTGFARLHGMPVGILANNGILFSESAQKGAHFVELCCQRKIPLLFLQNITGFMVGKDYEAGGIARAGAKLVTAVSCAAVPKLTVIIGGSYGAGNYGMCGRAYAPRFLFMWPNARISVMGGEQASSVLATVRRDNIEADGGTWSAEEEDAFKAPIREKYEAEGHPYYATARLWDDGVIAPSETRRVLGLALSAALNAPIPETRFGVFRM, from the coding sequence ATGGCCGTGCTCAAGACGACGATCGATCCGGGCTCCCCGCTCTTCGAGGCCCAGCATGCGGCCATGCAGGCCCTGGTCGACGATTTGCGGTCCAAGCGCGCCGAAGCCGCCCTGGGCGGACCCGAGCGGGCCCGCGAGCGTCATCTCGGCCGCGGCAAGCTTCTGCCGCGCGAGCGCGTCATGCGGCTCCTGGACCCCGGCATCCCGTTTCTCGAGCTGTCCCCGCTCGCCGCTCACGGCATGTACGAGGATGCCATCCACGGCGCGGGGCTGATCACCGGGATCGGGCGGGTCGAGGGCCGCGAATGCATGATCGTCTGCAACGACGCGACGATCAAAGGCGGCACCTACTATCCGATGACGGTCAAGAAACACCTGCGCGCCCAGGAGATCGCCGGGCAGAACCGGCTGCCGTGCATCTACCTGGTCGATTCCGGTGGCGCCAACCTGCCGAACCAGACCGACGTGTTCCCCGACCGGGAGCACTTCGGCCGCATCTTCTACAATCAGGCCCAGCTTTCGGCCGCCGGCATCCCCCAGATCGCCGTGGTCATGGGGTCATGTACCGCCGGTGGCGCCTACGTCCCGGCCATGTCCGACGAAGCCATCATCGTACGCAACCAGGGCACGATCTTTCTAGCAGGCCCCCCGCTGGTGAAGGCGGCGACGGGCGAGATCGTCACCGCCGAGGAACTGGGTGGCGCCGATGTCCACGCCCGGGTCTCCGGTGTCGCCGACCACTACGCCCTGGACGACGATCAGGCGCTGGCGATGGCGCGACGCCTCGTCGCCAACCTCAACGGCGACAAGCGTCCCGAGGTCACGCTGAGCGAACCGCGCGAGCCGTTGCATCCGGCGTCGGATCTGGACGGCGTCGTTCCGGCCGACCTCCGGCACCAGTACGACGTCCGCGAGGTCATCGCGCGCCTGGTCGACGGCTCCGAGTTCGACGAGTTCAAGGCGCTCTACGGGACCACGCTTGTCACCGGCTTCGCCCGCCTGCACGGAATGCCCGTGGGTATCCTGGCCAACAACGGCATCCTGTTCTCCGAGTCGGCCCAGAAGGGCGCCCACTTCGTCGAGCTGTGCTGCCAGCGCAAGATTCCGCTCCTGTTCCTGCAGAACATCACCGGATTCATGGTCGGCAAGGACTACGAGGCGGGCGGCATCGCCCGCGCCGGCGCCAAGCTCGTCACGGCCGTCTCCTGCGCCGCAGTTCCGAAGCTCACGGTCATCATCGGCGGCTCCTACGGTGCCGGCAACTACGGCATGTGCGGACGCGCCTACGCGCCGCGCTTCCTGTTCATGTGGCCCAATGCCCGCATCTCGGTGATGGGTGGCGAGCAGGCCTCCTCGGTGCTGGCGACCGTGCGGCGCGACAACATCGAGGCCGACGGCGGCACCTGGTCGGCGGAGGAGGAAGACGCCTTCAAGGCGCCGATCCGCGAGAAGTACGAGGCCGAAGGCCATCCCTACTACGCCACCGCCCGGCTGTGGGACGACGGGGTGATCGCGCCCTCGGAAACCCGCCGCGTCCTGGGCCTCGCCCTTTCCGCCGCCCTCAACGCCCCGATCCCGGAGACCCGGTTCGGCGTCTTCCGAATGTAA